One part of the Muntiacus reevesi chromosome 18, mMunRee1.1, whole genome shotgun sequence genome encodes these proteins:
- the UNC119 gene encoding protein unc-119 homolog A isoform X2 encodes MDSGTVLFEIKKPPASERLPINPRDLDPNAGRFVRYQFTPAFLRLRQVGATVEFTVGDKPVNNFRMIERHYFRNQLLKSFDFHFGFCIPSSKNTCEHIYDFPALSEELINEMIRHPYETQSDSFYFVDDRLVMHNKADYSYSGTP; translated from the exons ATGGACTCAGGCACTGTCCTCTTTGAAATCAAGAAGCCCCCAGCTTCAG AACGGCTGCCCATCAACCCGCGGGATCTGGACCCCAATGCTGGGCGCTTTGTCCGCTACCAGTTCACGCCTGCCTTCCTCCGCCTGAGGCAGGTGGGAGCCAC GGTGGAGTTCACAGTGGGAGACAAGCCTGTCAACAACTTCCGCATGATTGAGAGGCACTACTTCCGCAACCAGCTGCTCAAAAGCTTCGACTTCCACTTTGGCTTTTGCATCCCCAGCAGCAAGAACACCTGCGAGCACATCTATGACTTCCCCGCTCTCTCCGAGGAGCTGA TCAACGAGATGATCCGTCACCCGTATGAGACACAGTCCGACAGCTTCTACTTTGTGGATGACCGGCTGGTGATGCACAACAAAGCCGACTATTCCTACAGCGGGACGCCCTGA
- the ALDOC gene encoding fructose-bisphosphate aldolase C, which produces MPHSYPALSAEQKKELSDIALRIVAPGKGILAADESVGSMAKRLSQIGVENTEENRRLYRQVLFSADDRVKKCIGGVIFFHETLYQKDDNGVPFVRTIQDKGIVVGIKVDKGVVPLAGTDGETTTQGLDGLSERCAQYKKDGADFAKWRCVLKISERTPSALAILENANVLARYASICQQNGIVPIVEPEILPDGDHDLKRCQYVTEKVLAALYKALSDHHVYLEGTLLKPNMVTPGHACPIKYSPEEIAMATVTALRRTVPPAVPGVTFLSGGQSEEEASLNLNAINRCPLPRPWALTFSYGRALQASALNAWRGQQDNAGAATEEFIKRAEVNGLAAQGKYEGSGEDGGAAAQSLYIANHAY; this is translated from the exons ATGCCCCACTCGTACCCAGCCCTTTCTGCTGAGCAGAAAAAGGAGTTGTCCGACATTGCCCTGCGGATTGTGGCCCCAGGCAAAGGCATTCTGGCCGCAGATGAGTCTGTAG GCAGCATGGCCAAGCGACTGAGCCAAATCGGGGTAGAGAACACCGAGGAGAACCGCCGGTTGTACCGCCAGGTCCTCTTCAGTGCCGATGACCGTGTAAAGAAGTGCATCGGCGGTGTCATCTTCTTCCATGAGACACTCTACCAGAAAGATGATAACGGTGTCCCCTTCGTCCGCACCATCCAGGATAAGGGGATTGTCGTGGGCATCAAG GTTGACAAGGGTGTAGTGCCTCTAGCAGGAACTGATGGAGAAACCACCACTCAAG GGCTGGATGGGCTCTCGGAGCGCTGTGCCCAGTACAAGAAGGACGGCGCTGACTTCGCCAAGTGGCGCTGCGTGCTGAAAATCAGTGAGCGCACACCCTCAGCACTTGCCATTCTGGAGAATGCCAATGTGCTGGCCCGCTATGCCAGTATCTGCCAGCAG AATGGGATTGTGCCTATTGTGGAACCTGAGATTCTGCCTGATGGAGACCATGACCTCAAACGTTGCCAGTACGTTACAGAGAAG GTCCTGGCTGCTTTGTACAAGGCCCTGAGTGACCATCACGTGTACCTGGAAGGCACCCTACTCAAGCCAAATATGGTGACCCCTGGCCATGCCTGCCCCATTAAGTATAGCCCGGAGGAGATCGCCATGGCAACTGTCACTGCCCTGCGTCGCACTGTGCCCCCGGCTGTCCCAG GAGTGACCTTCCTGTCTGGGGGTCAGAGTGAAGAAGAGGCATCTCTCAACCTCAATGCTATCAACCGATGCCCCCTTCCCCGGCCGTGGGCCCTTACCTTCTCCTATGGGCGTGCCCTGCAGGCCTCTGCACTCAATGCCTGGCGAGGGCAACAGGACAATGCTGGGGCCGCCACTGAGGAATTCATCAAGCGGGCCGAG GTGAATGGGCTTGCAGCCCAGGGCAAGTATGAAGGCAGTGGAGAAGATGGTGGAGCAGCAGCGCAGTCCCTCTACATTGCCAACCACGCCTACTGA
- the UNC119 gene encoding protein unc-119 homolog A isoform X1: MKVKKGGGGAGTGAEHAPGASGPNVEPKPELQAESESGSESEPEAGPGPRPGPLQRKQPIGPEDVLGLQRITGDYLCSPEENIYKIDFVRFKIRDMDSGTVLFEIKKPPASERLPINPRDLDPNAGRFVRYQFTPAFLRLRQVGATVEFTVGDKPVNNFRMIERHYFRNQLLKSFDFHFGFCIPSSKNTCEHIYDFPALSEELINEMIRHPYETQSDSFYFVDDRLVMHNKADYSYSGTP; the protein is encoded by the exons ATGAAGGTGAAGAAgggcggcggcggggccgggaCGGGAGCGGAGCACGCTCCAGGGGCCTCGGGCCCGAACGTGGAGCCTAAGCCGGAGCTGCAGGCGGAATCCGAATCCGGGTCCGAGTCGGAGCCGGAGGCAGGCCCGGGGCCCAGGCCGGGGCCGCTGCAGAGGAAGCAGCCGATCGGGCCGGAGGACGTGCTGGGGCTGCAGCGGATCACCGGTG ACTACCTGTGTTCCCCCGAGGAGAATATCTACAAGATTGACTTTGTCAGGTTCAAGATTCGGGACATGGACTCAGGCACTGTCCTCTTTGAAATCAAGAAGCCCCCAGCTTCAG AACGGCTGCCCATCAACCCGCGGGATCTGGACCCCAATGCTGGGCGCTTTGTCCGCTACCAGTTCACGCCTGCCTTCCTCCGCCTGAGGCAGGTGGGAGCCAC GGTGGAGTTCACAGTGGGAGACAAGCCTGTCAACAACTTCCGCATGATTGAGAGGCACTACTTCCGCAACCAGCTGCTCAAAAGCTTCGACTTCCACTTTGGCTTTTGCATCCCCAGCAGCAAGAACACCTGCGAGCACATCTATGACTTCCCCGCTCTCTCCGAGGAGCTGA TCAACGAGATGATCCGTCACCCGTATGAGACACAGTCCGACAGCTTCTACTTTGTGGATGACCGGCTGGTGATGCACAACAAAGCCGACTATTCCTACAGCGGGACGCCCTGA
- the PIGS gene encoding GPI transamidase component PIG-S, with amino-acid sequence MAAAGPAATDLEVVRGKRAALFFATVVIVLGLPLWWKTTETYRAPLPYSEISGLNSLKLRLMVPVTVVFTQESVPLDDQEKLPFTVVHEREIPLKYKLKIKCRFQKAYRRALDHEEAALSLGNIQEAETMLAEPSEQAEGSLTVYVISERSSLLPQDMMSYIGPKRMAVVRGIMHREAFNIIGRRIIQVAQAMSLTEDVLAAALADHLPEDKWSSDKRRPLKSSLGYEITFSLLNPDPKSHDVHWDIEGAVRRHVQPFLGALSAAGNFSVDSQILYYAMLGVNPRFDSASSSYYLAAHSLPHVINPVESRLGSSAASLYPVLNFLLYVPELAHSPLYIQDKDGAPVTTNAFHSPRWGGIMVYNVDPKAYNGSQLPVSVEVDMVRVMEVFLAQLRLLFGIAQPQLPPKCLFLGPKSEGIMTWELDRLLWARSVENLATATTTLTSLAQLLGKISNIVIKDDVASEVYRAVAAVQKAAEELSSGHLASAFAASREAVTSSERAFFDPSLLHLLYFPDDQKFAIYIPLFLPMAVPILLSLFKIFLETRKSWKKPEKID; translated from the exons ATGGCGGCCGCCGGGCCCGCCGCTACTGACCTAG AGGTGGTCCGAGGCAAGCGCGCCGCCCTCTTCTTCGCCACGGTGGTCATCGTGCTAGGGTTGCCGCTCTGGTGGAAGACCACGGAGACCTACCGGGCGCCGTTGCCTTACTCCGAGATCAGTGGGCTGAATTCTCTGAAG CTGCGGCTAATGGTGCCGGTCACTGTAGTGTTTACCCAGGAGTCAGTGCCATTGGATGACCAGGAAAAACTGCCTTTCACCGTTGTGCATGAGAGAGAGATCCCTCTGAAAT atAAACTGAAAATCAAATGCCGTTTCCAGAAGGCCTATCGGAGGGCTTTGGATCATGAGGAGGCAGCCCTGTCACTGGGCAATATACAAG AGGCAGAAACCATGTTAGCTGAGCCATCGGAGCAAGCAGAGGGCTCCCTGACAGTGTACGTGATCTCTGAACGCTCCTCGCTTCTCCCTCAG GACATGATGAGCTACATTGGGCCCAAGAGGATGGCAGTTGTGCGGGGGATAATGCACCGGGAGGCCTTTAACATCATCGGCCGCCGCATCATCCAGGTAGCCCAGGCCATGTCTTTGACTGAGGACGTTCTTGCTGCAGCCCTGGCTGACCACCTTCCCGAGGACAAGTGGAGCTCTGATAAGAGGCGGCCTCTCAAGTCCAGCCTGG GCTATGAAATCACCTTCAGTTTACTCAACCCTGACCCCAAGTCCCATGACGTCCACTGGGACATCGAGGGGGCCGTCCGGCGCCATGTGCAGCCCTTCCTGGGTGCCCTTAGTGCGGCAGGCAACTTCTCCGTGGACTCGCAG ATCCTTTACTATGCAATGTTGGGGGTAAACCCCCGCTTTGACTCAGCTTCTTCCAGCTACTACTTGGCCGCACATAGCCTCCCCCATGTCATCAACCCCGTGGAGTCCCGGCTGG GATCCAGCGCTGCCTCCCTTTACCCCGTGCTCAACTTTCTCCTCTACGTTCCGGAGCTTGCCCACTCCCCCCTGTACATTCAGGACAAGGACGGGGCTCCAGTGACCACCAACGCCTTCCACAGTCCCCGCTGGGGTGGCATTATG GTATACAATGTGGACCCCAAAGCCTACAATGGCTCGCAGCTGCCGGTGAGCGTCGAGGTGGACATGGTGCGGGTTATGGAGGTGTTCCTGGCTCAGTTGCG GCTGCTCTTTGGGATTGCTcagccccagctgcctccaaaatGCCTGTTTTTGGGGCCTAAGAGTGAAGGGATAATGACCTGGGAGTTAGACCGGCTGCTCTGGGCCCGGTCCGTGGAGAACCTGGCCACAGCCACCACCACTCTCACCTCCCTGGCCCAGCTTCTGGGCAAGATCAGCAATATTGTCATCAAGGACGATGTGGCGTCTGAG GTGTACAGGGCTGTAGCTGCAGTCCAGAAGGCGGCGGAGGAGTTGTCCTCTGGGCACCTGGCCTCTGCCTTCGCTGCCAGCCGGGAAGCGGTGACATCCTCGGAGCGTGCCTTTTTTGATCCCTCGCTCCTCCACCTCCTTTATTTCCCTGATGACCAGAAGTTTGCCATCTACATCCCGCTCTTCCTGCCCATGGCTGTGCCCATCCTCTTGTCCCTGTTCAAAATCTTCCTGGAGACTCGCAAGTCCTGGAAAAAGCCTGAGAAGATAGACTGA